From Candidatus Omnitrophota bacterium:
CCTCGACCTGAAACGCTACCCTCCGGACGGCCAAGGCGTCTACCGCGGCATAGACCTCGCTAAAGAGCCGCGCATCTCCGTGGTATTTTCAAGAGGATGCGTAGGCGACTGTAATTTTTGTTCCAACAGGCTGATGTGGAAAAGATGGAGGCACCGTTCCCCGGAAAACATGCTCGGGGAGTTGGAGCTTTTGAATAAGACCTTCGGCATAAAGCACATCCATTTCAATGACGACTGCTTTTCAGTGGATAAGAAAGCGGCTATAGGCCTGTGCCGCGGCATCGCGGACAGGAAACTGGATATAGTCTTTGACATCGTTACGCGCACGGATTGTGTCGATGCCGAAATATTACAGGCATTGAAAGACGCCGGCTGCTATAGTATCAGTTACGGCGTGGAGACGGCCTCTCCGATCCTGCTTAAGATCATGGGAAAACCGATAAATACAAAAAAACAGGAAGAGGCCATAAAATTAACAAATTCGTTCGGGATAAGGACCCTGGTCCTCCTCATTGCCGGCTGCGTCGGAGAGACGTGGGAGACGATCAACGAGACCGTGGATTCCATGGACCGGGCGCAGCCCTCGGCGGTCGGCATAGCTAACGGACTGATGATATTCCCCGGCACAAAGGTCTACGATATAGCCAAGAAGAACGGCGTGATCGATGACAGTTTTTGGCTGACAGATTATGCCTGGAAGATGTATACTTTTGAAAACTCCCCTTTATGGCTGGATATCTTCAGCCGCGCGCTTGAGACGAGGCGGAGGTTGTCCCGGTCCCGGATCGTTAATTTGATCAGGAACCACAGGTTCGTCTCGCGCCGGATCGGGCGCAGGATAAAGGACCTTCTTATGGGATTCGGACTGGCGAAACAGGGAACGGCAGGCGGCAAATACAAGGTGGTCCGGTAGAAGCCGCCAATCGCTTACTAAACGGAGGATACATGAGATATATCAAGGTCGTGATGGTTTTCCTGGCGATAACGGTCCTGGCGGCAAATATCTCTTATGCCGCAGGCGCGAACAAAAAAATAAAAGTCGGCGTAAGCGTCGCTACGATGAAAGAGGCGGTATATTCTTTTATGAAGAAGGCGATGATGGATAATAAGGATAAATATAACGCGGAGATCTACTGGGTCGCGGCAAATAACGACGAGATGGCCCAGGTTGCCAATGTCGAAGACCTTCTGGCGCAGGGCATCGACGTCCTGATCCTGCACCCGGTCAATACGGTCGCGGCCGGGAGCCTCGTTGAGAAGGCGAGAAAAGAGAACGTGCCGGTAATCTCGATGGACAGGCTGCCGGTCAACGCCAACGTAAATTGCCACGTCACCGCTAACAGCTTCCTCGTCGGGCAGACGCAGGCTAAGTATCTCGCGGAAAAGCTTAACGGGAGGGGGAACGTCGTCATCCTCGAGGGAGAGTCGGGTAACGATGTTGCGAAGGAGATAACCGCCGGAAATAAAGATATCCTGAAGAATTATCCGGGCATGAAGATAGTCGTGGACCAGACGCATAAGGCGTGGTCGAGGAACCTGGCGATGGCTACAACCGAGAACGCGCTGACGAATTACAATAACGATATACAGGGTATATCGGCCAACAACAGCGGAATGATAATGGGCGCGGTCCAGGCTATCCTCGCCGAGGGCCTGAAAGGCAAGATAATCACGGTCGGCTCGGACGCGGACAAGGACAGCTGCCAGGCGATAATCGACGGCACGAACAGCGCCGATGTCGACAAGATGCCCTATCATCTGGGGTTGATCAGTTTTCAGGTTGCCATCAGCATCGCCAAAGGGGCAGAGATTGAATCCGATGCGATGGTCCAGAACGGAAAATATAAAGTGCCGGTAAAATTCACGCCGGTCCGCCTCATCACAAAAGAGAACGTCAAAGAGATGAAAGACCGCTGGCCCGATCTGAAATTTTAAGGTCATCAAATTGGAAAACCCGGTTATTTTAGAGACTAAGAACATCACGAAAGACTTTCCCGGCGTCCGCGCCCTGGACAGCGTCTCTTTCCAGCTTAAGAAAGGCGAAGTCCTGGGATTGGTCGGCGAGAACGGTGCCGGTAAATCTACCCTCATGAAGATATTCAGCGGCGCGTATCCCGCCAACACTTACGACGGCGAGATCTCCATAGAGGGCAAGCGCTGCATTTTCAACGGCCCGAAAGATTCCCAGGGCGCCGGCATAGCCATCATCTACCAGGAATTGAACCTCATCCCCGAGCTTACGGTCGCGGAAAATATATTTTTAGCCCGCGAGCCGACGGTCGGAAAGACAGACATCGTCGACCGTAAAAAACTTTTCAGCCAGGCAAAAGACCTGCTCGACCTGCTGAATATCCCCATACCCGCCCAAGAACAAATAAAGAACCTGAGTATCGGCAAGCAGCAGATGGTCGAGATAGCAAAGGCCCTCTCCTACCAGGCGAAGATCCTTATCCTCGATGAGCCGACGAGCGCCCTGACCGAGCAGGAAGTCGAAGTCCTCTTGAAATTGATAGATTCGCTGCGCGCCCGCGGCGTCAGCATGATATATATCTCACATAAACTCGACGAGATATTCAAGATCACCGACACCGTGACCGTGATGCGCGACGGAAAGACCGTTGCCTCCAGGCGCACCCCTGAATTGGGCCGGCAGGAGATGGTCGCGCTCATGGTCGGCCGGAACATAGAAGATATGTATCCCAAGAAAGCTGCCGCGGAAGGCGATGTAGTCCTGGAAGTGAAAAATCTGTTTGTTTCCCACCCATTCCTTGCCGGGGAAAAAGTGGTCAAAGATGTGAGTTTTAAAGTGAGAAAAGGGGAGATACTCGGGATATCCGGCCTGATGGGCTCGGGCAGGTCTGAATTGGTCACTTCGATCTTCGGCGCATTCCCCGCGGATTCAACCGGAGAGGTGCATATCGGGGGCAAACAAGTCAAGATACGCTCCCCGTATGAGGCGATAAATTACGGCCTCGGGCTGGTGACCGAAGACCGCAAGTTATTCGGCCTCGTCCTCGGAATGCAGGTAGGGGAGAATATCACGCTCTCCTGCCTGGAAAAATTAAGCTGGCGCCAGATAATAATGCGGCGCCGGGAAAATGAGTTGATAAACAAATATATAGGCGCCTTGAGGGTAAAGACGCGCAGTTCGGAGACGGTAGTCAATACGTTGAGCGGCGGCAACCAGCAGAAAGTCGTCATCGCCAAATGGCTCGCCACCAATCCCAAAATTCTTTTACTGGACGAGCCGACGCGCGGCGTGGATGTCGCCGCGAAAGCCGAGATATACCAATTGATGACCAATCTTGCCGGCGAAGGATTGGGTATAGTCATGGTCTCCTCCGACCTTCCCGAAGTAGTGAGCATGAGCGACAGGATACTGATAATGCACGAGGGCCGGATGGTAAAGGAACTGCAAAAAAATGAAGCCACGCAGGAGAAGATAATGTTCTACGCGACGGGGGGCAAATGAAAAACCAGGGTAAAAGCGGCATCGGCCGGGTCATCATCGGGAAATACGGCAATTTAATAGGCCTTGTTGTTTTGATAGTCCTGACGACGATATTGACGAACGGCATGTTCTTTACCCAGAGGAACCTTATTAATGTCCTGCGCCAGGTATCGGTGAACGGCATACTTGCCGTCGGCATGACGCTGGTCATCATCACCGGCGGCATCGACCTGTCTGTAGGTTCTGTGGTGGCCCTGACCGGCATCATCGCGGCGTTGCTGCAGCCGCAAGGGACCGCGGCGGCGATCGTCCTTACCCTGTTGGCAGGAGCGGCGATCGGAGGATGTAATGGTTTCTTCGTAACGAAATTCAGGATACCCTCATTTATCATTACCCTGGGCATGATGACGATCGCCAGGGGCCTTGCCTTGGTATTTTCAAAGGGCGAGGCGATATCAGGGCTTAACGACAGCTTCTCGGCTATAAGTGAAAGTTATATTTCTCCGTCCGTCTCCCTTACGGTCTTTGCCTTTCTAGCTCTCCTTACCGTATTCTTATTTGTTAAAGAAAGAAAAAGCTCAGGATACGAAAGAAAAATATTTACTTTCAATTTTATCGGCGCGATGAGCATCCTGTTTATTGCGGCTGCCGTCGCCGTCCTGGTATGGCTGATAGGGTTCCGCGGCATGCCCGCCGGTGTCGCGGTGTTTTTAGGTATAGCGTTCCTCGGCGCTTATACGCTTAACCAGACGAGGTTCGGCCGTTATGTATATGCTATCGGAGGCAATGAAGAGGCGTCGCGGCTCTCCGGCATAAACGTCAAACTGGTCAAGTTCCTGGTCTTTCTCATCATGGGCGTCCTGGCCGCGGTCTCGGGCATGGTCCTGGCCGCGCGCCTTAATTCCGGCGTCCCGACTTCGGGAGTGATGTTCGAATTGGACGCCATCGCCTCGGTCGTCATAGGCGGGACAAGCCTCTCCGGCGGTTACGGCAGCGTCGGCGGCTCGATAATAGGCGCTTTTATAATCGGGACGCTGAATAACGGGATGCAGCTATTGCACATAGATCCTTTTTACCAGGAGATCGCCAAGGGCGTCATAATCATAGGCGCGGTCCTGATGGACAGGAAAAAGAAGTAAACCTTTTGTTCCGCCCCGCGTCTAATTTAGCAGGAAAAGGGAAGATTACCACACCTGCTAAAAGGAGGCGGAGATGAAGAGCATAGCGATAGCGTTAGCGGCAGCGGCACTTTTAAGTTTTTCGGCGACGTCGTTCGCGAGCAGCTGGGATATGGTCGGGAAGGTCCTGACCGGCATCGAAGGGGCGAGGATATTAACGGGCGGAAAGTTCGATGTCATCGGCAGCGTTATGGATGTTACCAACATCAGGCAGGACCGCGGCGCGACCGTTGTCGAAAAGCGCGTTTATGTGGTCGAGCAGCAAGCCCCATGCAAACGTGTCTGGGTACCGACGTATTCTTGCAGGGAAGAGTGGGTCCCGGCCCATTGGGAGCGCGACACGAGAAAAGGAAAAATCTTCATCGAAGGCCACTATGTGACGTATAAAGTCGAGAACGGCGGGTATTGGGTGAATGAATACCCCCGGCAGGAGAGGTACGCGAGACAGGGCAGCAGGGGCTGCCGTTAAGAAAAAGCATATATAGTTCTGCAACGGGCCGGATCTAACCATCCGGCCCGTTTTGTTAAGGCCCATAAAAAGCTGGATATGGCCGGAAAAATAAGGTATAATCTGTGCTCTTCTAGCCAAAGGTGAACCCATGGGCGTTTTATCCAATATATTAATAAGTGTTTTTATCGTAAGCGCTATTTCGCTTATAGGTATATTTACGCTGCTGTTCAAGAACAAGTCGCTCGACAAGTTATTCTTCGTGCTGGTGAGTTTTGCTACCGGCTCGATGCTCGGTGCGGCTTTTTTGGACATTCTTCCGGAGGCGGTGGAGAAGGCCTCGCCGGAAATGGTATTCGGGAGCGTGCTTCTCGGCATAATGGTCTTTTTTTTGATGGAGAAGTTCCTCTATTGGTATCACTGCCACGAAGGGGAATGTGATGTCCACCAGTTCACGTATTTGAATCTTGTGGGCGACAGCATACATAATTTCCTCGACGGCGTGATCATAGCAGCGGCCTTCTTAACGAGCACGTCGGTCGGCGTCATAGCGACAATAGCGATAGTGATGCATGAGATACCGCAGGAGCTGGGGGATTTCGGTATACTCGTCTACGGCGGCTTCAGCAAAGTCAAAGCGCTGATATATAATTTCATCACCGCCCTTACCGCAGTCGTCGGGGCGGTAATAGCGTATTTTTTCCTGGACAAGATAACGGGCTTTACGCCTTTCATGCTTGGGATCGCCGCGGGAGGCTTTATCTATATCTCCTGCACGGACCTTATCCCGGAACTTAACAAAGAAAGAAAGGTTACCAAGTCTGCACAGCAATTCGTCTTAATGCTGCTCGGAATGGGACTTATACTGGCCGGTAAGATATTCTTCAAAGAATAGCCTCCGCCTTAACCCAATAAAAATATGATAAAACAGGAAAACATAAGGAACATAGCCATCATTGCGCACGTCGACCACGGTAAGACTACGCTTGTCGACGCCATATTGAGGCAGACGCACGTCCAGCGCAACATCGAGGAGATGGGCGAGTGCATCATGGACTCGATGGACCTGGAGCGCGAACGCGGCATCACGATACGCGCGAAGAACGCGAGCGTCACCTATAAGGGAGTGAAGATCAACATAGTCGATACTCCGGGCCACGCGGATTTCGGCGGGGAGGTCGAGAGGATCCTGCGCATGGTCGACGGCGTCCTGCTCCTGGTCGACGCGAAAGACGGCCCTATGCCGCAGACGCGTTTTGTCCTTCGCAAGGCCCTGGAGCTCGGCCTTAAGGCGATAGTGGTCATCAATAAAGTCGACCTTGCCGACGCGCAGATAGATGACGTGCTCAACAGGACATTCGACCTTTTTGTGGAACTTAACGCGAGCGACAAGCAATTGGATTTCCCGATAATTTACGCTTCCGCCATAAGGGGCACCGCGACCGTCGACATGAGGCTCCCCTCGGAAAATATTTCTCCGCTTCTCGATACAATAATCAAGAAGGTAGACCCCCCGAGTGTCGATCCGAAGGCGCCTTTACAGATATTGATCCTGGCCCTGCTGGGAGACTTTTATAAAGGGAAGATGGGGATAGGAAAGATCACCGGCGGCTCGTTAAAGGTCGGCAGCAATGCCGCGCTGATCCGCAAGGACGGCAGTAAAACAGTATCCAAGATCACGGCGATCCTGACATACGAGGGCCTCGAACGCATCGAACGCGAATCCGCCATAGCCGGAGAGATCGTGGCCGTCGCGGGTTTTAACGATATAGGGATAGGAGATACGATCACCGACCCGGAGAACCCCGTGCCGCTTACCCCTCCGGAGATAGACGAACCGACGGTCCAGATGACCTTCGGTGTAAATAAAAGCCCGTTCGCCGGAAGGGAAGGCAAGTTCGTCACTTCCCGCGCGATACGCGACAGGCTTTTCAAGGAGACCGAGACGAATGTCTCGCTCAGGATCAATGAGACTGAGGCCTCGGACACTTTTCTTGTATCCGGGCGCGGGGAGTTGCATCTCGCGATCCTGGTCGAGCAGATGCGCCGCGAAGGATTCGAGCTCCAGGTATCGCAGCCCGAGGTCATTTACCATGAAAAAGGCGGCATAAAACAGGAACCCTTCGAATTTTTGGCCATTGAAGTACCTGCGGAGTACCAGGGTTCGGTGATAGAAGAGGTCGGCCGCAGGAAAGGGAAATTAAAGCATGTCTCGCAGAGCGCGACCGGTTCGCTCCATCTAGAATACCAGATATCCACGCGCGGGATCATAGGGCTCAAGGGCGCGCTTATGACCAAGACACGCGGCATGGCGGTCATAAACCACGTCTTCGACGAATATAAACCAGTAGAAGAGGGAGCGTTCAATACGGGCTCGCGCGGCTCGCTGGTCGCTATCGAACCGGGCGTATCCACGGCTTATGCTCTGGAGAACGCGCAGCAGCGGGGCGAATTATTTATCGGTCCCAATGTAGAGGTCTATGAGGGGATGATAGTGGGAGAGAACCCGCGCGGCGAGGACATGCCGCTCAGCCCCTGCAAAATGAAAAAACTTACGAACATGAGGTCTTCCACCTCCGATATCGCGGTCGTGCTTACGCCGCCGAGGGAGTTGACCCTTGAGCTGGCTATAGAGTATATCGGGCCTGATGAACTTGTTGAAGTCACCCCGAAGAGCATACGCCTGCGCAAGAAGATACTGGATACGCTGGCCAGGAAACGCGCCGGCAGGGACAATAAGGAGTAGAGAGATGGCCGCGAATTTTTCTTTTGATATCGTCTCGGAGATAGACCTGCAGGAAGTCGATAACGCCGTAAATCAGGCGAAAAAGGAGCTCTCCCAGAGGTTTGATTTCAGGGGCAGCAAATCCTCCATCGATTATAACCGCGAAGAGAAGAAGATAACCCTTATCGCGGACGACGACTTTAAACTGCGCTCCCTCCAGGATATACTTAACGGCAGGATGATAAAACGCAACATCTCGATCAAGGCCCTTACCTATAAGGAGCCGGAGAAGGCGTTCGAGGGGACGTTCCGCCAGGTGATCGAGCTTGTGAGCGGGTTGGAGCGCGAGAAACAGAAGGAACTGGTGAAAATAATCAGGGACTTAAACTCCAAGATCCAGACCCAGATAGAAGGCGAAAAGATAAAGGTCTCTTCCCCGAAAAAGGACGACCTTCAGACAGTGATAAGCCACCTGCGCAGCATCGATTTTCCCGTCGCCCTGCAATTTACCAATTATCGGTAGTGGCAGACAACCCTGTTTTTGTGATATAATTTCATATTACGACGCGCCCGTAGCTCAACTGGATAGAGCGTTGGTCTACGGAACCAAAGGTTGGGCGTTCGACCCGCCCCGGGCGCGCCATTCTTATTTAAAAATGAGCAAGATCGACGAAATATACATGTCCGAAGCCCTCAAGCAGGCCTACGAGGCGTTCGAGGCCGACGAAGTGCCTGTCGGCGCCGTCATAGTCCACGAGGGGCGGATAATCGCGCGCGCCCACAACCAGATAGAGATGCTCAAGGATCCCACCGCGCACGCGGAGATGATAGCCATTACACAGGCCGCCGCGTATCTCAAAAGCGTGCGGTTGCCCGGATGTTCCATATATGCTACAATTGAACCGTGTTCGATGTGCGCCGGAGCGCTCGTGCTCGCGCGCGTGAAACATATATATTACGGCGCGAAGGACCCTAAGACAGGGGCTTGCGGCTCGGTCTTCAATATCGCAGGGGGCAAGAAACTGAACCACAGGGTCAAGGCTACCGGCGGGATCTTGGCCGAGGACTGCGGGTCATTATTGACGGAATTTTTCAGGAAACAAAGGAAAAAAGGGAAGAAATAGCTTGCGCTATCCCTCGGGACATACCCTCGGGATCCGCTGCGCTTCCTCCAAAATTTAGCTTGCGGAGAGGTGGCTGAGTGGCCGAAAGCAGTCGCCTGCTAAGCGATTGACCCGCGAAAGTGGGTCCCTGGGTTCGAATCCCAGCCTCTCCGCCAGTTTTTGAAGTGAACCGTCCGACGAGAACAGGTGGCGGTTTTGATCTGAGTTGTCATGGACGCGAACCCTAAAGATAATAGGAATCAGCGATGAAGCAGTGGTACGAGTCATTATTTGAAAATTACGCCAAGAAATACGACAAGGAATGCTTTGTCCAGGGGACTGTTGGCGAATGTGATTTTATCGAGCAGGAAATAAGCCGGGATAAATCGCTAAAGATCATCGACATCGGTTGCGGCACTGGTCGCCATTCGATCGAATTGACAAAAAGAGGATATAGCGTAACTGGTGTTGATTTATCCGAGTCACAGCTTATAAGGGCAAAGGAAAAAGCAAAAGAACTTGATCTGAACATTGATTTTCAGAAACATGACGCCAGAAACCTTCCCTTTGAAGGCGAGTTCGATCTGGCGATCATGCTCTGCGAGGGTGGTTTTTCTTTAATGGAAACGGATGAGATGAATTTTGAAATATTAAAGAACGCGACAAAGGCGTTAAAAGATAAAGGCAAGTTTATATTCACGACATTGAACGGGTTATTTCCGCTTTTTCATTCCGTCAAAGAATTTTATGAGTCCGAGGCCAAAGAAGGCAATTCAGCGTGTAAAAATTGTTCTTTCGATCTGATGACGTTCCGGGACCACAACACCGTCGTGTTCGAGGACGATGCGGGAGCTAAAAAGGAATTAACCTGTAACGAGCGCTACTATGTGCCAAGTGAACTCACATGGCTTTTAAAGACGCTGGGGTATAAAAAGATCGATATTTTCGGCGCCAAGCTCGGGGCGTACTCAAGAAACGACAAGCTGACGACAGGGGATTTTGAGATGCTTGTTATTTCTCAAAAGTAGAGATTATTGTTCCGTAAGCATCAATGAAAAGAAGCAAAACAAGAGGCATTTAAGATATTTCTTTGGAAATTAATTATTGATGGGGCAGTCTAATGATATTTTCCAGCCCATGCTTCGCTTGCGGTAGATTTTTATAAGTAACTGTATTTCAGGTAGTTGTAGGGTTCGCATTTCGTCCACGACTACCCGCCAGTTTTGAGGATCAAATGAAAAATTACGCATTCTGCAACACCTGCAAGGATGTAGTTCCGGTAGAGCACGTCGAAAAGGACGGCAAGGTCTACCTCCGGAAAAGCTGCCCCAAGTGCGGCACCGAAGAATACCTTATCTCCAGCGACGCAGGCCTCTATAACAAAAAACGCGATTTCATGAGCATCGAATGCGGCGCCTGCGCGCTCAATTGCCCGTCATGCAACAAGCACAAAGAACCGGACATCGTATTCATAGACACGACCAACCGCTGCAACATGAATTGCCATATCTGCCTAAACAACGTCCTTTCGATGGGGTTCAAGTTCGAGCCGAGGATGGAATATTTCGACAGGATATTCAAGCATTACGCCCACCGCGACCCGAAACCCTACATACAATTATTCGGCGGCGAGCCGACGATGAGGAACGACCTCTTCGATATAATAAAGCTCGGCAAGTCATACGGCTACTCGATGAGGGTGGTCACCAACGGGCTCAAGCTTGCCGACGAGGAATATTGCAACAAGCTTGCCGACCTCGGCGCGATGATAAACATCGCTTTTGACGGCCTCAACCGCGAGATGTACACGAAACTGCGCGGGCATCCCGAGGCGCTCGACCTGAAATTAAAGGCTCTTGGGAACCTCGCCAAGCGAAAGAAGGCCAAGGTCGTCCTGATGAGCGTCGTAGATAAAGAACTGAACAAGAACGACATGGGCGAGTTCCTCAGTTACAGTCTTAAGAACCAGCATGTCATCAGGGGCATATATTTTATGCCTTTGATACACATGTGGGACGCTAAACAGCTCGATTACGACCCGGAGAGGACAACGCACGAGGATGTCGAGCATATGGTCGAGGACGCGGTCGCCGGAGGTAATGTCGAGTTCGTGCCGCTCGGCTCGCTCTTCCTGACGAACCTCTACAAGATCTACGGTATCAAGAATATGCCTTTCCTCGGGGTCCATCCGAACTGCGAAAGCATAACTTATCTTATATCGGACGGCGAGAAATACGTATCTTTCTCGAAGTATCTCAAGACGTCGCTCTTCGCCCTCATAAACGACCTCAGGGCGCTTGAGAAGTTCGCCGCGGGAAAATATAAAGGCGGCAAAGCCGGCTTCTCCGGGAAACTGGCCCTGGACATGAAACTTTTTAATATTTTCAGGAAACACCTTAATTTCGGCGCTATCGTAGGGAAAAAGGGCCCGGCGGCTTATATCAAATGGGCCGGGATGATAGGGAAGCTGCTGACAGGGAAGAAGGCGAAAGAGGTATTAAAGAACGACACCAAACTAAAAGGCGTCCTGCAGATAATGATCCTGCCGTTCGAGGATTCCAAGACGACAGAATCGGAGAGGCTCTCGATGTGTTCCTCGTGTTTTGTTTATGTCGACCCGGACACAGATAAGATCAGGACACTGCCCACCTGCACGTGGGAAAAATACAAGAAACCCATCATGAAGAAGGTCGCCGAGAAGTTCAATGTTTAATAGGACCGTAAAGACTATATGCCCCGCCTGCAACAAGGACCTCGACGGGAAGTATTACGAGGAGGACGGCAAGATCCTTCTCGAAAAGATATGCAGCGAACACGGTAAGGTGGTCGACCTCGTCTCTTCCGACGCAGAGATCTTCAAGGATAAGATCAGCCTCTTCGACCATCTTAAAGATTACGGCTGCGGCATCCCCAAATGCCGCGAGGGTGTCTTTAAATGCGCGGTCCACCAAATGCGCAAATCCGAGCTGTCATTCATCGAGATAACCACCCGCTGTAACATGAAGTGCCCGGTCTGTTACGCCGATGCCGATTCCAAAGGCAAAGACGTCCCGTATGACGACATCGTGCGCATGCTCGAGACGATAGCGAAAGAAGACAAGGATACCCACGTCATACTGACAGGCGGCGAGCCGACGATACATCCGGATTTTTTTAAGATAGTCCAAAAAGTGACAGAGCTCGGGCTCCTGAGGCGTACCTTCATTGCTACAAATTGCATAACAATTGCTAATAAAGATTTTTGTAAAAAGGTATACGACGCCGGAATAAGGAAATTCTACTTAGCCTTCGACGGGACCGACCCGGAGGCCTGTATAAAATTAAGGGGAAGCCTTATCGCGTACGAATCCGTGCGCAAGGCGCTGCAGAATATCCGCGAGTTGGGCAAGGCATGGATAATACTTTCGTTTACCACATCGAAAGAATGGAACCTTAACAATCTTCCGGAAGCGATAAAGTTCGCGATGGACAACCAGGACGTCGTCAAGCGCGTTATGGTGACGACCGAGTGTTATTCCGGCCGCGTTACTGATATAAAGGACCTGGTCAATAAAAGGCTTACCGGCGACTGCGTGGAAAAATTCCTCTGCGAAAAGATCGGAGCGAAGGCGATCACTTTTCCGCTCGCTGCCATTTATATTTTGATGAAACCGCTTAAATACGCGGGACTAATAGATGCGGGTAAATCGGCCTCATCGAATTTCAGCCCGATGTGCGGGCAGATGGGCATGATAATTTCGGAAAAAGGCAAATTATATTCGATGGTCGACCTCGTGGTGAACGACCCGCGCAAAAATATTTACAAATGCGGAAGGGAGATAGACGCGCTCGCGGAAAAGATGGAAAAAGCAAACCGCCTGGCGGTATTCCTCTGGTACCTGCCGGCATATTTCTTCACTTTATTAAAATACATCAACAAGAAATTCCTTTTAAAGGCGATCGGGGCTTCGATCGCGTGCGGATTCAACTCCAAGAAGATCGCGAAGGCCATCCTCGGGGAAAAAAGAGTGGAACTTTATTACCTTTTGGGTTCGGATAAATATAATTTCGTTTGGGACAGGATGCCGTACTGCGCGACCCACCATTACCGCATCCACCCGACGACAAAAGAGATCATAAAAGTCCCCGGATGCCTTGTTTTCGCCTTCAGGGAAGAGCTCCAAAATTATTAATTGACTAATCTATTTATTAGGATTACAATTTAGGCTGTTACTTGTCATCATAAGGAAATTATTTTAATGTCTTATATAGTCTTCGCACGCAAATGGCGGCCGAAAGACTTCGATAGCGTCCTTGGTCAAGAGCATGTCACGACCACCCTCAGGAACGCGATAGCCCAGAACAGGGTCGCCCACGCGTACATCTTTTCCGGCCCTCGAGGTGTAGGAAAAACTACTACCGCGCGCATATTCGCCATGGCCCTGAACTGCAAGAACGGGCCCACGAAGGAGCCGTGCGGCGCCTGCGACTCCTGCAAGGAGATATCGAACGGCACGAACCTCGATGTCATCGAGATAGACGGCGCCTCGAACCGCGGCATCGACGAGGTCCGCGCCCTGCGCGAAAATATCAAGTTTGCCCCGACCCGCGGCAAATATAAAGTCTACATCATCGACGAAGTCCATATGCTCACCGAGGAGGCCTTCAACGCCCTGTTGAAGACGCTCGAGGAGCCGCCGGCGCACGCGATATTCATCTTCGCGACGACGCGCCCGTATAAAGTCCCCTCGACGATATTGTCACGCTGCCAGAGATTTGACTTCAAGCGCCTTACCGTAAACGAGATCACAGGAAAACTTAAAGAGATAGC
This genomic window contains:
- a CDS encoding substrate-binding domain-containing protein encodes the protein MRYIKVVMVFLAITVLAANISYAAGANKKIKVGVSVATMKEAVYSFMKKAMMDNKDKYNAEIYWVAANNDEMAQVANVEDLLAQGIDVLILHPVNTVAAGSLVEKARKENVPVISMDRLPVNANVNCHVTANSFLVGQTQAKYLAEKLNGRGNVVILEGESGNDVAKEITAGNKDILKNYPGMKIVVDQTHKAWSRNLAMATTENALTNYNNDIQGISANNSGMIMGAVQAILAEGLKGKIITVGSDADKDSCQAIIDGTNSADVDKMPYHLGLISFQVAISIAKGAEIESDAMVQNGKYKVPVKFTPVRLITKENVKEMKDRWPDLKF
- a CDS encoding ZIP family metal transporter, whose protein sequence is MGVLSNILISVFIVSAISLIGIFTLLFKNKSLDKLFFVLVSFATGSMLGAAFLDILPEAVEKASPEMVFGSVLLGIMVFFLMEKFLYWYHCHEGECDVHQFTYLNLVGDSIHNFLDGVIIAAAFLTSTSVGVIATIAIVMHEIPQELGDFGILVYGGFSKVKALIYNFITALTAVVGAVIAYFFLDKITGFTPFMLGIAAGGFIYISCTDLIPELNKERKVTKSAQQFVLMLLGMGLILAGKIFFKE
- a CDS encoding cobalamin-dependent protein (Presence of a B(12) (cobalamin)-binding domain implies dependence on cobalamin itself, in one of its several forms, or in some unusual lineages, dependence on a cobalamin-like analog.) — protein: MKRVLLVNPPESGMGEHSSAPAGLLYIAGVLQKHDIPVKVVDGFLEGWKGVEETIRDYRPDIIGITCHTYARARALKIAKLAKDILPEATVVVGGAHPTVMPRQMLENYPFIDIAAIGEADYVLRDVCENKSYSTIPGIAYRENGRVVINPRSDVIADLDTLPFPAWNLLDLKRYPPDGQGVYRGIDLAKEPRISVVFSRGCVGDCNFCSNRLMWKRWRHRSPENMLGELELLNKTFGIKHIHFNDDCFSVDKKAAIGLCRGIADRKLDIVFDIVTRTDCVDAEILQALKDAGCYSISYGVETASPILLKIMGKPINTKKQEEAIKLTNSFGIRTLVLLIAGCVGETWETINETVDSMDRAQPSAVGIANGLMIFPGTKVYDIAKKNGVIDDSFWLTDYAWKMYTFENSPLWLDIFSRALETRRRLSRSRIVNLIRNHRFVSRRIGRRIKDLLMGFGLAKQGTAGGKYKVVR
- a CDS encoding inner-membrane translocator, translating into MKNQGKSGIGRVIIGKYGNLIGLVVLIVLTTILTNGMFFTQRNLINVLRQVSVNGILAVGMTLVIITGGIDLSVGSVVALTGIIAALLQPQGTAAAIVLTLLAGAAIGGCNGFFVTKFRIPSFIITLGMMTIARGLALVFSKGEAISGLNDSFSAISESYISPSVSLTVFAFLALLTVFLFVKERKSSGYERKIFTFNFIGAMSILFIAAAVAVLVWLIGFRGMPAGVAVFLGIAFLGAYTLNQTRFGRYVYAIGGNEEASRLSGINVKLVKFLVFLIMGVLAAVSGMVLAARLNSGVPTSGVMFELDAIASVVIGGTSLSGGYGSVGGSIIGAFIIGTLNNGMQLLHIDPFYQEIAKGVIIIGAVLMDRKKK
- the gguA gene encoding sugar ABC transporter ATP-binding protein, producing MENPVILETKNITKDFPGVRALDSVSFQLKKGEVLGLVGENGAGKSTLMKIFSGAYPANTYDGEISIEGKRCIFNGPKDSQGAGIAIIYQELNLIPELTVAENIFLAREPTVGKTDIVDRKKLFSQAKDLLDLLNIPIPAQEQIKNLSIGKQQMVEIAKALSYQAKILILDEPTSALTEQEVEVLLKLIDSLRARGVSMIYISHKLDEIFKITDTVTVMRDGKTVASRRTPELGRQEMVALMVGRNIEDMYPKKAAAEGDVVLEVKNLFVSHPFLAGEKVVKDVSFKVRKGEILGISGLMGSGRSELVTSIFGAFPADSTGEVHIGGKQVKIRSPYEAINYGLGLVTEDRKLFGLVLGMQVGENITLSCLEKLSWRQIIMRRRENELINKYIGALRVKTRSSETVVNTLSGGNQQKVVIAKWLATNPKILLLDEPTRGVDVAAKAEIYQLMTNLAGEGLGIVMVSSDLPEVVSMSDRILIMHEGRMVKELQKNEATQEKIMFYATGGK